A single region of the Candidatus Methylacidiphilales bacterium genome encodes:
- a CDS encoding BatA and WFA domain-containing protein codes for MPLLLSHPAVAWFLGAVSLPVLFHMFFRLRRQVREFPSLMFFQRIDPRLSAKRKIHEWLILFLRCLFIALVVLALTRPKFEFGSGGAVARLVLIDNSASMAGPSREGASKLALALRAAEKLRASAKPGDATAMRLMIPDPMASLPGDFNPDPAALRDVLRKITPSDGAANVPKAIRLALAELDAAKQPVHELHILTDLQKNHWSRGELEAQAGRDLRIVVHRIDSLRPTGGWVSLAVLETQNRSLPAGRVVSVRVTLRNNGPAGALIRLNTTDDTGKNASRNISVPAGEAVPLTLTFSFATAGIHWARAWLEGDAAPGADRIELGFWCSDSRKALFVGNKEKFAALPYAVAPGGNADLSGIDAVAVEPGKLSPELFANPPPLAVALAWEDWPQDAAMAKALENYVRSGGMLFLVPAPDTGVSIGQSPAPWLDASAQVLHEAKEPEPVMALQTGDSIWRNLRDSDGKLNLGALRAMHYRPLKIGKEWQPLLLASNGPVLLARRPLGLGMIFASGVAFTPKWSSLPLKPGFVVLIQNAFFGEQAEAIPLQSIHAGEDLRFDDAKMKAVVRSLAGNAVDWRGTPQEFQGLPRAGIVEVSQNNKTMWAAVSASAEEAVQEFFGKGNVPLLKNTRHEVVDLTGEGGLALNPLAEKGNSFLYGMLLAAALLVLAVETVLANTRGGFLGRKLMESLKLPVRAKPGNKAEAVLRP; via the coding sequence ATGCCTCTTCTACTTTCACATCCGGCAGTGGCATGGTTTTTAGGGGCGGTTTCGCTGCCGGTTTTGTTCCACATGTTTTTCAGGTTGCGAAGGCAGGTGCGTGAATTTCCGTCACTCATGTTTTTCCAGCGGATTGATCCGCGTCTCAGCGCAAAGCGAAAGATCCATGAATGGTTGATTTTATTTTTGCGCTGCCTGTTCATTGCGTTGGTGGTGCTTGCCCTGACACGGCCCAAGTTTGAATTTGGCTCCGGTGGGGCGGTAGCGCGGCTCGTATTGATAGACAATTCGGCGTCGATGGCAGGGCCGTCGCGCGAGGGCGCCTCCAAGCTGGCGCTGGCATTGCGCGCAGCGGAAAAATTGCGGGCATCGGCAAAACCCGGAGACGCAACGGCGATGCGGTTGATGATCCCCGATCCCATGGCATCGTTGCCGGGTGACTTTAATCCGGATCCGGCCGCGCTACGCGATGTGCTCCGCAAGATCACGCCGAGCGACGGCGCCGCGAACGTGCCCAAGGCGATTCGCCTGGCGCTGGCCGAACTCGATGCGGCCAAACAGCCGGTGCATGAATTGCACATACTCACAGACCTCCAAAAAAACCATTGGAGCCGTGGTGAATTGGAAGCGCAAGCGGGACGGGATCTGCGCATTGTGGTCCACCGTATCGACTCGCTTCGGCCCACCGGCGGCTGGGTGTCGCTGGCGGTGCTGGAAACCCAGAACCGCTCGTTGCCGGCCGGCCGTGTGGTTTCGGTGCGTGTGACGCTTCGCAATAACGGCCCTGCAGGCGCGCTCATCCGCTTGAATACGACGGACGACACGGGTAAGAACGCATCGCGGAATATATCCGTGCCTGCCGGGGAAGCGGTTCCGTTAACGTTGACGTTTTCATTTGCGACTGCAGGGATTCATTGGGCGCGGGCGTGGCTCGAAGGCGACGCAGCCCCGGGGGCGGATCGCATCGAACTTGGGTTTTGGTGCTCGGATTCGCGCAAAGCTCTCTTCGTGGGGAACAAGGAAAAGTTTGCGGCGTTGCCATATGCCGTCGCGCCGGGAGGGAATGCCGATTTGTCAGGCATCGATGCGGTGGCGGTGGAACCGGGGAAATTATCGCCGGAATTGTTTGCAAATCCCCCGCCACTGGCGGTGGCATTGGCGTGGGAGGATTGGCCTCAGGACGCCGCGATGGCGAAGGCCCTGGAAAATTACGTGAGATCGGGCGGAATGTTGTTTTTGGTTCCTGCGCCTGATACTGGAGTGTCCATCGGGCAATCACCCGCTCCGTGGCTTGACGCATCCGCTCAGGTACTGCATGAGGCCAAAGAACCTGAGCCGGTCATGGCTTTGCAAACGGGTGACTCGATCTGGCGCAACCTGCGCGATTCGGACGGAAAATTGAATTTGGGCGCGCTGCGGGCCATGCATTACAGGCCGCTGAAAATCGGCAAAGAGTGGCAGCCCCTGTTGCTGGCATCGAACGGTCCGGTCTTGCTGGCGCGTCGGCCGCTCGGCCTGGGCATGATTTTTGCCAGCGGTGTGGCATTTACTCCAAAGTGGTCGTCACTGCCGCTCAAACCCGGCTTCGTGGTTTTGATTCAGAATGCTTTTTTTGGGGAGCAGGCTGAGGCGATCCCGCTGCAGTCCATCCATGCGGGGGAGGATTTGCGCTTTGACGATGCGAAGATGAAGGCTGTGGTGCGTTCGCTCGCGGGCAATGCGGTCGATTGGCGTGGAACGCCGCAGGAATTTCAGGGACTGCCCCGCGCCGGGATCGTGGAAGTGAGCCAGAACAACAAAACCATGTGGGCGGCGGTGAGCGCCTCGGCGGAAGAGGCGGTGCAGGAATTTTTTGGAAAAGGGAATGTTCCACTTTTGAAAAACACAAGGCATGAAGTGGTTGATTTGACCGGCGAAGGCGGATTGGCTCTTAATCCATTGGCAGAAAAAGGAAACAGTTTTCTCTATGGAATGCTGCTTGCGGCGGCGCTTCTGGTGCTTGCGGTGGAAACGGTCCTTGCGAACACGAGAGGCGGTTTTTTGGGACGAAAATTAATGGAATCCCTCAAACTGCCTGTGCGGGCAAAGCCTGGAAATAAGGCGGAAGCGGTGCTGCGGCCATGA
- a CDS encoding DUF4159 domain-containing protein, whose product MPSISRIAVLALAWTCSCSAFAGENDWFVPLGKPPEAPPKRISGGEAFPPLPLPATPLRRTERNRQPTPPSLFGKVIWGEQGSFTSADGTKTNISDWNLCPDDLKQLFGKIQAKMGLQYGCEEVSLPSFSGDPDKMPVLFFSGTRSLKLDEKSLAALRAYVLKGGMIVFDSVAGSPYFYNSVHSLMQQAFPEVRWRTIPGDHPIFHMVSDVKTVRYSDTVKGDKPAFEGLYIGSRIGVLVSKYGLGCGWDNHPVPLLPQAAYYDVVSAENVGLNLVAYAIGYHRVGIDEAKPELFAGIDEKTPTDEFVFAQIEHDGSFNVHPNNALALLSKLRAGTSLKVNLKRIVVSPGKDDLSNISFLYLTGLDDFHFNDAAVAALRSFLQRNGTLLINNGLGLSTFDAAVRREMAKILPDSKLEPIPASHPVFSTVAKVQDAAYTPAVAMRFGQSQTPKLEGIALNGDLRVIYSPIDLEAGWVEDEYPMALAYRSETATPLGMDILVYAATH is encoded by the coding sequence ATGCCTTCAATCTCGCGCATAGCGGTGCTGGCACTTGCGTGGACCTGCTCCTGCTCCGCATTTGCCGGGGAAAACGATTGGTTTGTGCCGCTGGGCAAACCGCCAGAAGCGCCGCCGAAACGCATTTCCGGGGGAGAAGCTTTCCCGCCCCTGCCGCTCCCGGCCACGCCATTGCGGCGCACCGAACGCAACCGCCAACCGACTCCTCCGTCGCTCTTTGGCAAGGTCATCTGGGGTGAGCAAGGCTCCTTTACCTCCGCGGATGGGACAAAGACGAATATATCAGACTGGAATTTGTGCCCTGACGATTTGAAGCAGCTCTTTGGAAAAATTCAGGCCAAGATGGGGCTGCAGTATGGCTGCGAAGAAGTGTCGCTCCCCTCGTTCAGCGGTGATCCGGACAAAATGCCCGTTTTGTTTTTCAGCGGCACTCGTTCGCTGAAGCTTGATGAAAAAAGCCTCGCAGCCCTGCGCGCCTATGTGCTGAAGGGGGGCATGATCGTATTCGATTCGGTGGCCGGTTCTCCTTACTTTTACAACTCGGTACACAGCCTCATGCAACAGGCCTTTCCCGAAGTCCGCTGGAGAACAATACCGGGCGACCATCCGATTTTTCACATGGTCAGCGATGTCAAAACCGTGCGCTATTCGGACACGGTCAAGGGCGACAAGCCTGCTTTTGAGGGCCTTTACATCGGATCGCGCATCGGCGTGCTGGTATCGAAGTACGGGCTCGGTTGCGGATGGGACAACCATCCGGTGCCGCTTTTGCCGCAGGCCGCCTATTACGATGTTGTTTCCGCGGAAAATGTGGGGTTGAACCTTGTGGCTTATGCAATCGGGTACCATCGGGTCGGGATTGATGAAGCCAAACCGGAATTGTTTGCGGGGATCGACGAAAAAACGCCGACAGACGAATTTGTTTTTGCGCAGATTGAGCATGACGGATCGTTCAACGTGCATCCGAACAATGCGCTGGCGCTTCTATCCAAACTGCGCGCAGGCACCTCATTGAAGGTGAATCTGAAACGCATCGTGGTGTCGCCCGGCAAGGATGATTTATCCAACATCTCATTTCTCTATTTGACCGGGCTGGATGATTTTCATTTCAATGACGCAGCTGTGGCCGCATTGAGAAGCTTCCTGCAACGCAACGGAACGCTTCTGATCAATAACGGGCTCGGACTTTCAACATTTGACGCCGCCGTGCGCCGCGAGATGGCAAAAATCCTTCCCGATTCCAAACTTGAGCCGATCCCGGCCTCGCACCCGGTCTTCAGCACCGTCGCGAAAGTGCAGGACGCCGCATATACTCCCGCGGTGGCGATGCGCTTCGGACAATCGCAAACTCCCAAGCTCGAAGGCATTGCGCTCAACGGCGATCTGCGTGTGATCTACAGTCCCATCGATTTAGAAGCGGGCTGGGTCGAGGACGAATATCCGATGGCGCTGGCGTACCGTTCGGAAACCGCCACGCCGTTGGGCATGGACATCCTGGTGTATGCCGCAACACATTGA
- a CDS encoding DUF58 domain-containing protein produces the protein MSSARNFKYLPPRVADQIRGLGLSSRRPMHGTIQGLHRSPNFGASVEFAEYRDYAPGDPPNLIDWPVYARTDRYMIRRFQDETNLRACVLVDASASLDFKQAGPNTKFEYACSLAAGFLYLLVCQGDSASLSFFTHGMTKRFEPVASVETLSPVLLEMENIRAEGAGDIEKSLHEAAEMLKQRHLVILISDLLQPAGQVARGIQHLQHSRHEVAVLHILDGAEIALPLHGLVELRDMESGEKLLIEADEIRAEYSRSVQGYIGEISRLCVGCGAAYYTVDTRTPMLEALAKRAGQ, from the coding sequence ATGTCCTCGGCGCGTAATTTCAAATACCTGCCGCCCCGTGTTGCAGACCAGATTCGCGGGTTGGGACTGTCCTCGCGGCGGCCCATGCATGGGACAATCCAGGGATTGCATCGTTCCCCCAATTTTGGCGCCTCGGTCGAATTCGCCGAGTACCGCGATTATGCCCCCGGCGACCCTCCGAATCTGATCGACTGGCCGGTCTATGCCAGGACGGACCGCTACATGATCCGCCGTTTTCAGGACGAAACAAATCTTCGCGCCTGCGTGCTGGTTGACGCTTCGGCGAGCCTGGATTTCAAGCAGGCCGGGCCCAATACGAAATTTGAATACGCGTGTTCGTTGGCTGCGGGGTTTTTGTACCTGCTTGTTTGCCAGGGCGACAGCGCCTCACTCTCGTTTTTTACCCATGGCATGACGAAACGATTCGAGCCGGTGGCGAGCGTGGAAACGCTGAGCCCGGTACTGCTTGAAATGGAAAACATCCGGGCTGAAGGGGCGGGAGATATCGAAAAGTCGTTGCATGAAGCCGCGGAGATGCTGAAGCAGAGGCATCTGGTCATTTTGATTTCCGATTTGCTCCAGCCGGCCGGGCAGGTTGCGCGCGGTATCCAGCATCTCCAGCACAGCCGACATGAGGTGGCCGTGCTTCACATCCTGGACGGCGCGGAAATTGCGCTGCCCCTGCATGGGCTGGTGGAGTTGCGCGACATGGAAAGCGGCGAAAAATTATTGATCGAAGCCGATGAAATTCGAGCGGAGTATTCCCGCTCGGTGCAAGGCTACATCGGGGAAATCAGCCGCCTGTGCGTGGGCTGTGGCGCCGCATATTATACGGTTGATACGCGCACGCCCATGCTGGAGGCGCTCGCCAAACGCGCGGGACAATGA
- a CDS encoding PKD domain-containing protein: MAASIWGLAHPVVVRGEGPAPWQVPGAAVRFVVDLDKPESPAKVSWARFGLPDAHWTGLPVRACDSAGKEIGVQILWAAPGEPMTIAFDSSSGAKRYFLYFAAPVPAAAASVSSTTVATTTPTAASWSPEAGVLYETRAYDGRQINKLDEVQTAWEKSAIMLGRSLLPTIFEGGHRYGPQQSLLGYYKGWFDAPAAATYEFATISTDASFLLVDGKQVTSWPGRHHFWPGHQGKYHGSMDLAAGPHVLEYYNAYFYRPDGRTPVLCCIAAKAGNAGWAMLTPEANFFRPISRAHVAGYETAPEGMSPAATGNTNPAPKVGFDWNVVDQSVPAAEGLDTGLIAMRFRSYRTRQQWKCAWSFDDGASGEGDKVEHLFLRPGLRQVKLTVKDANGSEIGSVTAPVSVHPNWQQLTRRQPDYNPLELNAKHRDAVLARDPATISAQDWAAVVSMFSIFEDADALAKIAPSVAQRMKEFSDGGLGAVQKAAVFLADINGKHPAEAEKLFTALADLTSKPDASPAAKMIANQARLALAQIKLKTSAQTAEAAKLLESLNIAALSADEHRTADILRGDLALANGDLAGAKKQYQALTGEPTDSDARSSVRRTAKIDQANVFLDKKDAESAEQLIREIEWAAPIEKLAPDCALVRARIYQDSGQTQAALLWVRRVLPAITAATARSELLFRLADLSFTQGDKDGARKALQELLAGHPYSEAAAKAKAKWPGEPVQGK; the protein is encoded by the coding sequence TTGGCAGCAAGCATTTGGGGGCTGGCGCATCCCGTTGTCGTGCGTGGGGAGGGCCCGGCGCCGTGGCAGGTCCCGGGAGCTGCAGTGCGATTTGTGGTCGATCTCGATAAACCGGAAAGCCCCGCCAAAGTTTCATGGGCTCGGTTTGGTTTGCCCGACGCGCATTGGACGGGTCTGCCGGTCAGAGCGTGCGATTCCGCCGGAAAAGAAATCGGTGTGCAGATCCTGTGGGCCGCGCCGGGTGAGCCGATGACAATCGCGTTTGATTCGTCTTCTGGCGCGAAGCGTTATTTCCTCTATTTTGCAGCGCCTGTTCCAGCGGCTGCGGCATCGGTCTCTAGCACAACGGTTGCCACAACAACCCCAACGGCGGCCTCCTGGAGTCCCGAAGCCGGGGTTCTGTACGAAACGAGGGCCTACGACGGGCGCCAAATCAATAAACTGGATGAAGTTCAAACAGCCTGGGAGAAAAGCGCAATAATGCTGGGACGTTCCCTTTTGCCGACAATTTTCGAAGGCGGTCACCGGTACGGGCCACAGCAAAGTCTGCTCGGTTATTATAAGGGATGGTTCGATGCCCCCGCAGCCGCAACGTATGAATTTGCCACGATCTCGACAGATGCCTCGTTTTTGCTGGTCGATGGAAAGCAGGTCACTTCATGGCCCGGCCGGCATCATTTCTGGCCGGGGCATCAGGGGAAATATCATGGAAGCATGGACCTTGCGGCAGGTCCGCATGTGCTGGAATATTACAACGCGTATTTCTATCGACCCGACGGGCGTACGCCGGTTTTGTGTTGCATCGCTGCGAAGGCCGGCAATGCGGGCTGGGCGATGTTGACGCCGGAAGCGAATTTTTTTCGTCCCATCAGCCGCGCGCATGTGGCTGGTTATGAAACCGCCCCGGAGGGGATGAGCCCGGCGGCGACTGGCAATACAAACCCTGCGCCAAAAGTGGGGTTCGATTGGAATGTCGTGGATCAAAGCGTTCCTGCGGCGGAAGGGCTCGATACGGGCCTGATTGCCATGCGATTTCGTTCCTACCGCACACGGCAGCAGTGGAAATGTGCCTGGTCGTTTGACGATGGAGCAAGCGGAGAAGGGGACAAGGTGGAGCATTTGTTTTTGCGGCCCGGCCTGCGGCAGGTCAAGTTGACGGTAAAGGATGCGAACGGCAGCGAGATCGGTTCGGTCACGGCGCCGGTCAGCGTGCATCCAAACTGGCAACAATTAACGCGGCGGCAGCCGGACTATAACCCGCTTGAACTGAATGCGAAACATCGCGACGCAGTCCTGGCCCGCGACCCGGCCACCATTTCAGCGCAAGACTGGGCGGCGGTGGTGTCCATGTTCTCGATCTTTGAGGATGCCGATGCGCTGGCGAAGATTGCCCCGTCTGTTGCTCAGAGAATGAAGGAATTTAGCGACGGAGGCTTGGGGGCGGTCCAGAAGGCGGCGGTTTTCCTCGCCGACATCAACGGGAAACATCCCGCTGAAGCCGAGAAACTTTTCACGGCCCTTGCCGATTTGACTTCCAAACCAGACGCCTCCCCCGCCGCCAAGATGATCGCCAATCAGGCGCGATTGGCCTTGGCGCAAATTAAATTGAAAACATCCGCCCAAACGGCGGAAGCGGCGAAATTGCTTGAGTCGCTCAACATTGCGGCGCTTTCGGCGGATGAGCATCGCACAGCTGATATTTTGCGCGGGGATCTGGCGCTGGCCAATGGGGATCTGGCGGGCGCGAAGAAACAATACCAGGCGTTGACCGGGGAACCGACGGACAGCGATGCGCGCAGTTCTGTAAGGCGCACCGCAAAAATTGACCAAGCCAATGTATTTCTGGATAAAAAGGATGCCGAATCCGCGGAGCAGTTGATCCGTGAAATTGAGTGGGCTGCCCCGATAGAAAAACTGGCTCCGGATTGCGCCCTTGTCCGGGCGAGGATTTATCAGGACAGCGGCCAGACCCAGGCGGCGCTGCTGTGGGTCCGGCGCGTCCTTCCGGCGATCACGGCAGCAACAGCCCGCAGTGAATTGCTCTTTCGCCTGGCCGATCTTTCCTTCACCCAGGGCGACAAGGACGGCGCCCGCAAGGCCTTGCAGGAATTGCTGGCCGGGCATCCCTACAGTGAGGCGGCTGCGAAAGCGAAGGCAAAATGGCCGGGGGAACCGGTCCAGGGAAAATAA
- the dnaN gene encoding DNA polymerase III subunit beta, with protein MKISIQRDRFLEGLQTVQSVVSTRTTLPVLGNVLIKAEDGMISLSTTDLDTGIRTRVEAVVEKAGSITLPARRLFSIVRELPASEISLEVDSKLHASIRSGNSFFKIMGLAEEDFPPFPKTEGAHLFKLDQSVFKDMLKKTAYAMSTDESRYVLNGSLLSFKENKLTVVATDGRRLALIDHELDFPKASEIDIILPTKAVNELQRILTDKEEVVISIAENQISFTAGNTFLVSKLIEGNYPNYRQVIPSETKERITVERELLLNSVKRVALLSSEKSNSVKLSFGKNILEITANTPDVGEARESLAVNYKGKEFSIAFNPEYLADPLRNLDVPEISFDFTDELSPGVIRYNKPFLYVIMPMRTA; from the coding sequence ATGAAAATATCAATCCAGCGCGACCGGTTCCTTGAGGGACTACAAACCGTCCAAAGCGTCGTGAGCACACGTACCACGCTGCCCGTGCTCGGTAATGTCTTGATCAAGGCGGAAGATGGAATGATTTCACTTTCCACCACGGACCTTGACACCGGGATTCGCACCCGCGTGGAAGCGGTCGTTGAAAAGGCCGGCAGCATCACACTTCCAGCGCGGCGCCTGTTCAGCATCGTGCGCGAGTTGCCTGCATCTGAAATCAGCCTCGAAGTGGATTCCAAACTCCATGCCAGCATCCGTTCTGGAAACAGTTTTTTTAAAATCATGGGTTTGGCCGAGGAAGATTTTCCTCCCTTTCCAAAAACGGAAGGTGCCCATCTTTTCAAACTCGATCAAAGCGTTTTCAAGGACATGTTGAAAAAAACAGCGTATGCCATGTCAACGGACGAAAGCCGCTACGTGCTGAACGGCTCGCTCTTGAGTTTCAAGGAAAACAAGCTGACAGTTGTCGCCACCGATGGGAGAAGGCTGGCCTTGATCGACCACGAACTGGACTTCCCAAAAGCCAGTGAGATTGATATCATCCTGCCGACCAAAGCCGTCAATGAACTCCAGCGGATTCTGACAGACAAGGAAGAAGTGGTGATTTCCATCGCGGAAAACCAGATTTCGTTTACTGCGGGCAACACGTTCCTTGTCTCCAAATTGATCGAAGGCAATTATCCAAACTATCGCCAGGTCATTCCGAGCGAGACAAAAGAACGCATAACCGTCGAGCGCGAGCTGCTGCTGAACTCCGTGAAGCGCGTGGCGTTACTCTCCAGCGAGAAGTCAAACTCGGTCAAGTTGAGCTTTGGGAAAAACATCCTGGAAATCACGGCCAACACGCCGGACGTGGGCGAAGCCCGCGAGTCGCTGGCGGTAAATTACAAAGGCAAGGAATTCAGCATCGCCTTCAACCCGGAATACCTGGCGGATCCCCTGCGCAACCTGGACGTGCCTGAAATCTCATTCGACTTCACCGACGAACTCAGCCCCGGCGTCATCCGCTACAACAAGCCCTTCCTCTACGTCATCATGCCCATGCGCACGGCGTAA
- a CDS encoding AAA family ATPase, producing MAEQLIIHLAQGQDSVMPLDGNPLVIGSDAACHIVLSDPQALPQHALLEKHAHDWLVRCYDQNAALSCQGRSVAELQLADGMRFAIGEDEFEFRSDSASSNNNASIDEIDNPEEAVSHLHKAEARIAEQLARVVVGQSAVVKQILVALFARGHCLLVGTPGLAKTLMARSLAGTLELQCNRIQFTPDLMPSDITGTNVLEEDPATSRREFRFKHGPIFTNLLLADEINRTPPKTQAALLEAMQERRVTISGQTYELPQPFFVIATQNPIEQEGTYPLPEAQLDRFMFSVKVGFPSAEEEEQIIMETTRDAVREVECVLEGAALMSFQHLVRRTPVSRHVGAYATRLVRATRPDAPDAPEFVSRWVRWGAGPRAGQYLILAAKSHALLGGRLNVSCEDVREYALPVLRHRVLCNFAASSEGVDSDEIVRRILETVPEPDYAA from the coding sequence ATGGCCGAGCAACTCATTATCCATCTGGCGCAAGGCCAGGACTCCGTGATGCCGCTGGATGGCAACCCGCTCGTGATCGGTTCCGATGCGGCATGCCATATCGTTCTGAGCGACCCGCAGGCGCTGCCGCAACACGCGCTGCTTGAAAAACACGCGCACGATTGGCTGGTTCGTTGCTATGACCAGAATGCGGCACTGTCATGCCAGGGCCGGAGCGTGGCCGAGTTGCAGCTTGCGGACGGCATGCGTTTTGCCATAGGCGAGGACGAATTTGAATTTCGCAGCGACTCGGCTTCCTCCAACAACAACGCCTCCATCGATGAGATTGACAACCCCGAGGAGGCGGTTTCGCACCTGCACAAAGCTGAAGCGCGCATCGCTGAACAACTTGCGCGGGTTGTTGTTGGACAATCGGCGGTCGTTAAACAAATCCTTGTCGCGCTGTTTGCGCGCGGGCATTGCCTCCTCGTCGGCACTCCCGGCCTGGCAAAGACGCTCATGGCGCGGTCGCTGGCCGGGACGCTTGAATTGCAATGCAATCGCATCCAATTCACCCCCGATTTGATGCCATCGGATATCACGGGCACCAATGTGCTGGAAGAGGATCCCGCAACATCGCGCCGCGAATTCCGGTTCAAGCACGGGCCGATTTTCACCAATTTGTTGCTTGCCGATGAAATCAACCGGACGCCGCCCAAGACGCAGGCCGCCCTGCTCGAAGCGATGCAGGAACGGCGGGTGACGATCTCAGGCCAGACCTACGAACTTCCCCAGCCGTTCTTTGTCATTGCCACGCAAAATCCGATCGAGCAGGAGGGCACTTACCCGCTGCCCGAGGCGCAACTCGACCGATTCATGTTCAGCGTGAAGGTTGGCTTTCCCTCTGCTGAAGAGGAAGAGCAGATCATCATGGAGACGACGCGCGACGCGGTGCGGGAAGTGGAATGCGTTCTTGAGGGCGCCGCGTTGATGTCCTTTCAGCATTTGGTGCGCAGGACGCCCGTAAGCCGCCATGTGGGAGCGTATGCAACACGATTGGTGAGGGCCACGCGTCCGGATGCGCCCGATGCGCCGGAGTTTGTTTCCCGCTGGGTGCGCTGGGGAGCGGGTCCGAGGGCGGGCCAATATTTGATCCTTGCCGCGAAATCACACGCATTGTTGGGCGGCCGGTTGAACGTTTCGTGCGAGGATGTGCGCGAATACGCGCTGCCGGTTCTTCGCCATCGCGTGCTCTGCAATTTTGCCGCCAGCAGTGAGGGTGTTGACTCGGATGAAATCGTGCGGCGAATCCTCGAAACCGTTCCGGAACCGGATTACGCGGCGTGA